Genomic window (Lycium barbarum isolate Lr01 chromosome 2, ASM1917538v2, whole genome shotgun sequence):
TGTAACACCCTACATCTTGGAACTGattttaagctcatatcattagagttctagtggaaacattgaaggtttgaacgttttgcgaaaatgattgataggcctatttcgggcagcgataactccttgatcggtttgaaATTTGggaaggtactatcaatgaagttgtagtatgtagaaatacctttctaacgatataaggaccaagccaatcggagatcggagcaaggagatatgaccgtctcaatatggctaatagtaaggcacttgaaatcctatagaatcggctaagttttcgatacgtctgccttccagtcaattttcgtgaaaatccgttggtaatttgggaaaacttccttgatgaaagttgtatccctttgaaatttatttccaacggtatattatgggggtcaaatggacatctgtacaaagagttatgcccattttactgaagcttgttcgctggaaatttcacctgagttacggtcactgttacgggccgtaacacaccaaaaatttccagaacctcactggaaattttcaccaagttacggtccgtccttcgtgttacgggaccgcAACATGgggcgtatcttggtccgtaagtacgtttcgggtcacctgacttcgggaggccataaccctatcataaattgggaatttgggaaaactcaaagaacgaaagttgtagataattgaaatagatttccaaccatagctcgtgggtccacaggtgatatcgggatagggagatatggacgttttaagacagaaaggtcccaacccgatttcaagttgggtcaaacccatttccccttggtatttaagggaaatgttaaccctagcagccccatttcctccatattttcagattttagagagataaAGGGAGATAGAGGAGAATTAGAGAGATAAAGTGGAGAATCAACCAAGTtaaaggccccgaatcccgaggctcgtgaaggataaagtgtagtacaagttgttgccatcattctaagctaaaaatcgaacttgaggatgttgatttcgtggtgaatactcataaaaggtaatgtttctactccctaatcatttatagttgtgaattgatgaattcttgggagaataataattgggtttgatagagagaattatatgaactatgctagagttgttggattgttgacttgggattgttgtattcatatgggtgatgaagaatgatgttaattacatctaattgagattgtagaagtagctagaagtaatagaatggggatctctacgttcttccccatgatccgtttcgtaaaatctatgaagttcaaatcctagggcattaaacccaacatattggtagcccgtaattatgtatgtatgtacatgaatttcgtatctatgttcgttattgtattcctaatcttccattacggacattaggaatcctagcttaatccatgaatcatgaattcttcctcatgcaTTCTCATTATGATCATATGAAAcagtatgattttattttgcaagttataagcatgttttcaagtcaattacaaatatatgattatgaactattgtattactcataaatcaagaacatgtttacaagctatttcatgaaaccatgtttacaagttatttcgtgaaatcatgatttcaagacaagtacaagtaaattcacgaaagtcatgggcttcttagcaaactatattatgttcatgtttttgggagttgcacgaattactgagaaggctcagatagcctgaaactatgtagccaccataggacaaggatcactccgcctagttaggacgataccttaatttcacactgaatggatccatcaggtacgttactaccttccctggcaaggtataggggctctgctggtccggcgaggtaccagactccacgtatccacgtggtgatattatgtgtcggtttatgaaatgctctccctacttatcttgttttactcatgttatatatatatatatatatatatatatgtactcatgctcatgctcatgttcatgtccaagttttcagtttcagttcttatcatgttattccatgtcccatgttgtttctttcggttgctctacataccagtacattcaatgtgctgacgttccCTTTTTATtgccgggggcctgtatttcacgacgcaggtacggatttacaggacgacgcttctgttCATTAGGATTTGCATGTACTGGCTTATTGGTTAGCCCCATCTCGTTCGGGGTTTTgacattgtatttctttatttaattttgcatctaaaggtatgctgggggccttgtcccagtaagtatgttttccagtcaaactcatgatagaggtttcatagactagacaagtcagatatgtcatgtcagacatttggagtcgtatagccattttggctcactcatgtttaaacaagtactttattaagtattatgacttactacattttataaaggctcatcatgcattcacgttatattccgcttatgttatgtatcatgatgattcagcaagccatgtggttcgctcggtcacatgcagtcaggcaccgagtgccgtgttacgtccaggccatggttcggggcatgacactcttatagataagggactatttatggccttttctctaAAACTTCACAATACTGCACTGAATTGATCGACTCACACAAGTTGAAGATAAAAAGTTTTATGCAGTCTATTTGATACGCTAATAAAAAATAGCAAACATTGTAGCAAAACAtcacaagaaatagcataagaaaaGGACCTACTGACCAGCAAATGCAAACTTGCCAACCCATGGCATGTAGGTAAAATATAGTAGTATTCAGAGAGGTGTTAAGGAATTCCATCCATTAACAAATATAATAGACACCATGTATTTGAGACAAACACTTCTCTGAATAAGATATTCCCTAATCAACCGCAAAGATGAGAGGCTTTCTACAGTTACAACAATAATTAATGACCAGTCTGATGGTTATTTATCTCCCTTTCAGACAAAAAAGAGGGGAAAATCTAATCAACAGCACAAGGTGAATAAATTAATGCCTGAAGTTCGAAATAACAGTACTGCCTCTCTTACCCTCAGAATTGAACCTCTCCAAATCAAAACTAGAATCTTAAAGTTACAGTGGCACACAGTTGAAAATGGTATTGTATTATGTTCATGACAAAAAACTTCCAGTCCGTAAAGCTTTCACCGTGTTCAGAAGTGAGCCTCGCTTCACACTTCAATGACTCCCGAAGTGGCTGTTTCAGGAAGAAATCTCTTCCAAAACCAGTGGCCCCTCCAAATATCTTCTTCTGATGATTCACCATCTTTTTCTCTTGGCCTCTCAGGTAAGAATATCCATATCAAGATTACCAAGAATAGAGCACAAGCAGCCAGTAAGGCAAAGATCCAAGATTCCATGACACAAAGAAGCCACAAAATCAATGGGTTCATGGCTAGTGTCAGGAATAAAGACGTGGTCATCTCCAATGATGCCCCCATTAGTGTAGTTCCTTCGGGATATGATGCTCCCGTCCAATCGGTAGGTCCACTTAGTAATGAATAAAGACCTACTAGTGGAATGATGAATGATATCGCAATATTGGAATTCTGTCTGCTCAGGTGATAGATACGATCCCCTCTAGAACGGAATAGACCTAACAAACAGACCTGGAAATATAGGAAAACGATATATAGGTTAATTCAGATAATAAAAGAAATGATCTCTTTAAGGGTAACCtaacaaagaaaagaaatgaaaaattaCCTGGGCCAGGAACATGCCTACACATGTGGAAACCAGTGTCCTCCGTCGGCCGAAGAAAGTATAAGCCCAACAAGTAAATCCGGCGACTATGGTCCGAACAATACTGGCAATGAGCGGCGCGAGAAAGGAGGCATGGTAGGAATATCCTATGGACTGGAGCAACATAGGTCCGAGGAATAGTATGGAGTCTAAACCTACAAATCGCGGTAGAATTTGTGAAGCTATGTTAACCACTAAATGTGGTGAACGCCTCAATCTCTTCCATTTCATCTTGTCTTCTCTCTCTATCGAGCCTACTAAATCATGCAACTCTGCTTCCACTCCATATCTGCGTATCCTCCCGAGGGCCACTTTTGCTTCATCCATTCGCCCTTTCTTAATGAGAAACCTCGGGGTCTCACTAAGAAAGATAGACAGTGGGATGAGTGGGAAGGCCAAAAGACCACAACTGGCAAAGGACCAACGCCATCCAGATAGGAGGTCATGGGCTGCCGCCATGTTGACGACGTTGGCTATGGTGCTTCCACATAGCACCATAAAATTGAAAATACGTGAGATCCGCTTTTGCGCATCTCTTACATTTATTTCCTCACATATGATTGGAATCACCTGTAAAAATTGTAAATTTTGTAAGCATGATATGTTGTATAAGGGAATTAAAAGTTTCTAATTTCTATCAATTTCAACAATACCAGAATGAAAAAACCTATAAATGGACAATTAAACAGAGAAACACCAACCTGATTTAGGAAAGCCCCGCTACATCCAATGATTGCGAGGCCAAGTGATGCCACAATATTATTGGGGAACCAAACCACGGTGGCGCTTCCAACTAGGGGAAGTACAGACCCAATAACAAGTACCGGCTTCCGGCCCCAAGACTCGATAAGAGCATGCGCGACCCATGCTGATGGAATGGCAGAGATTTGCATAGTTGACGTGAAGAGCAGGAGCTTAAAATTGATGTACGAACAAAAGTTATTTGTCGTGGCCTTTTGTGCTCTCTTGTAAATTGCTCTTGAGAATTTGACCTCAAAACCATCCATGGCAATAGTACCACCTGAATCATAATTTTAAAAGAGTAAACATTTAGTGAAGTTAAATTGTTTTGTTTCGAAATGTTGTGTTTGTTATTTCCATTGTAGATTTCATAAGGAAGGTCAAAATGTTGCCAATAACCTGTTCATTCTAGCTTTTCATGTTCTATACCAAGATTAGTGTCTGAAGGTCATTTTGTGCCTAAGTTTTGTAAATGCTCATTAGACATTATTCATTGTTAGTTGGAGATATTGATTAGGGAAATCAAATTTAGCAGAGTTGCTGAATAAATACTACGCTTCTGCAAGATTACTCAATGTTCTGGGAAGATAAAGTAGAATTTGGAAATTATTCCATGATGGTtcactactacaacaacaacaacatagctgTGTGATCCCACGGGTGGGGTTTAGGGAGGAAGAGTATACGCAAACCTTATCCCTACCTcgtggaggtagagaggctgatTCCGATAGTCTCTTGGCTCAACTAATGCGTATCAATGCAAATTTAAAAGGAGAAAACAAAAGTAACGAAGACATGGCAAATAATAAGGAAAGCATTATAAAGCAGACAAAGAAAATGAACGGTACCCACAACAAAATAAAACGATGAACGAAGCACAATAAACAACATGATGGTTCACTACCTTgaataaataaaagaaataaacTGCACAAACAACAAAAAGATTACAAAACCAAAATTGTGAAAGCACAAGAAAAAGAACACCCCAAATAAACAGTAACACGAGTACTTGATGATACAAAAACTTGAAAGTAAGCAATAATTCTCAAGTACTGATGTTTACCTTTCTACTGATTAGTTGTTGCTTAAATTGTTTTAAGTTGAAGTACTAAATCTTCAAAGAAATGATTTGCATAAGTAAAAGTTTGATCGAGTTATACTGCATGTTACCTGCTGAGCAGAATTGAGTTGACCACTTCTTTAACTAGTCATTAGGAGTTTGTTGTCTTTTATCTTCTCAATAAAATCTCCCTTTTCTAGGAGTT
Coding sequences:
- the LOC132628925 gene encoding sugar transport protein 7-like, with amino-acid sequence MDGFEVKFSRAIYKRAQKATTNNFCSYINFKLLLFTSTMQISAIPSAWVAHALIESWGRKPVLVIGSVLPLVGSATVVWFPNNIVASLGLAIIGCSGAFLNQVIPIICEEINVRDAQKRISRIFNFMVLCGSTIANVVNMAAAHDLLSGWRWSFASCGLLAFPLIPLSIFLSETPRFLIKKGRMDEAKVALGRIRRYGVEAELHDLVGSIEREDKMKWKRLRRSPHLVVNIASQILPRFVCLLGLFRSRGDRIYHLSRQNSNIAISFIIPLVGLYSLLSGPTDWTGASYPEGTTLMGASLEMTTSLFLTLAMNPLILWLLCVMESWIFALLAACALFLVILIWIFLPERPREKDGESSEEDIWRGHWFWKRFLPETATSGVIEV